ACGCCCTCCTCGATCATGGCGCGAATGCGGATGAGCGCCTGCTCCACGAGTGAGGTGGGAAGCCCCGACACGCGGGATCGGTCGCCCAGATCGATGAGCCCGGCCGCCACCGCGACGTCGGTCACGGTGAGCACGTCGCCGCCGAACACGAGGGCCTGCTCGGTGAGTCGATAGCCGACGCTGGCCGGCCCGATGGCGAGCGTCGTGCCGGCCGGCGACACGCGGGTGCCCCCGCCCAGCCCCAGCGAGAGCAGATCGGGCATCCGGAACAGCGTGCGCACGCCGCCGATCTCGACGACGCTGTTGGCCTCGCGGGGGAAGCCGTGGCGCAGGCTGCCGATGTCGGTAGTGGTGCCGCCCACGTCCACCACGAGCGCCTCGTCGCGCTTGGAGAGAAACGCGGCGCCCCGCATCGAGTTGGTGGGCCCCGACGCGAAGGAGTAGACCGGGTACGCCTCCGCGACCTCGGCCAGCATGACGGTGCCGTCGTTCTGGGTGAGGTAGAGCGGCGCCGCGATGCCGCTGGCCCCCAGGGCCGCCGTGAAGGCGCGGGTGGTCTTGCGCGCCAGCTCGATCAGGCAGGCGTTGAGCAGGGCCGCGTTCTCGCGCTCGAGCAGGCCGATGCGGCCGAGCCGGTGCGACAGCGTGATCGCGACGTCGGGGCATTCCTCTCTCAGGACCGCCGCGGCCTCGTCTTCACCCGACGCGTTGAGCGGGGAGAACACCGCGGCGATGGCGACGGAGCGGATGCCCGCGTCGCGGATCCGTCGCGCGGCCGCGCGCATGCCGCGCGTGTCGAACGGGACGAGCGGCCGGCCGTCGAACTCGTGGCCGCCTTCCAGCATCACCACCTCGGCACGGACGATCCCGGCCAGGTCCTCCGGCCAGTCCACGAAGGGCGGCAGCGAGGCGCCCGAGGGCAGGCCGATGCGCACCGCGGCGACGCGGCCGAGGTCCCGCCGCTGCACCACCGCGTTGGTGAAGTGGGTGGTGCCGATCATCACCGCGTCGGCCTTGCGGGCCTCCGGCGCCTGCTGCACCAGGCCGGCGAGCGCGCGGGTGATGCCACCGGTGACGTCCGGCGTGGTCGGCGTCTTGACCGCGGCGGCGACCGCGCTGTCCTCCAGCAGGACCGCGTCGGTGTTGGTGCCGCCCACGTCGATGCCGATGCGCCGTCTCACGCAAACACCGAGCGGAAGTCGAGATCGTAGCCGAAGGCCCGCGGGCCCACGTGCTCGATGCCCTTCGGGGTGAGCAGGATCGGCGGGGCGGGCAGGGCGACGACGGTCACCCGCTGGCCGTAGCGCAGCGTCTCGGTGCCGATCGCGTCGCCGGAGACGGTGTCGAGCACGCAGATCAGGTCGGGCGTCATCACCCGGGGCACGTCGTCGAGCCAGCCCACCGCGAACTCGTTCTGGAAGGCAAGCCGGAAGCGGTGGCCTCGGAATTGGTCGAGGCCTTCGATGGTCGCGGTGCCGCGCAGGAAGCCCTCGGTGGTGCGGCGCGCGATGTCGTGGATCTTCCCGCTGAAGATCTTGATCCCGGCGGCGACCTCGAGCACCGCGTCGATCGGATCGCGGTGCGCCCGCCGGGCCGCCTGCACCGCGCGCCCGATGCCGATGGCCTTGGTGGTGGAGCCGAGGATCGCGCACTCCTTGATCTCCTTGCCGGTGCGCGGGGCCTTGCAGGTCGACGCGATCGAGCCGACCTCCACGCAGGCCTTGCGGCTGATGCGCTCCATCCACTTCCAGGAGGCGGCCCGCGCCACCACCACCGCGTTGTCGCGCACGTCGGCGAGCGTCAGCGGATACATGCGCAGGTCGTGGATGGCGAAGCTGGTCATCTGGGCCTCGGGGAAGGCGCGCCCCATGCAGTCGCCGTCGATCACGGGCAGGTCGAGCATCGCGGCGCCCATGAACGGCTGGATGGAGTTGCCGCCGCCGATCTCGAGCGACATCAGGGCGCGGAACTTCCGGCCCAGGTACTCCTCCATCATGGTGACCGCGAGCGCCATCGTCTTCGGGTCGGTGAGGCGCTCCTGTCCGACGAGGGGCGCGCCCATGTTGGAGACCACCGCGACCAGGTCGTCGTCGTCCAGCTCGGAGGCATCCATGAGGCGGCACACCACGCCCCGCTTGTAGAGCTGACGCATGTTGAGCAGGGCCAGGTACGGGCTGCCCCCGCCGCCGGTGCCGAGGATCCAGGCGCCGATGGCGAGGCTCTCGA
This genomic stretch from Candidatus Methylomirabilota bacterium harbors:
- a CDS encoding hydantoinase/oxoprolinase family protein; its protein translation is MRRRIGIDVGGTNTDAVLLEDSAVAAAVKTPTTPDVTGGITRALAGLVQQAPEARKADAVMIGTTHFTNAVVQRRDLGRVAAVRIGLPSGASLPPFVDWPEDLAGIVRAEVVMLEGGHEFDGRPLVPFDTRGMRAAARRIRDAGIRSVAIAAVFSPLNASGEDEAAAVLREECPDVAITLSHRLGRIGLLERENAALLNACLIELARKTTRAFTAALGASGIAAPLYLTQNDGTVMLAEVAEAYPVYSFASGPTNSMRGAAFLSKRDEALVVDVGGTTTDIGSLRHGFPREANSVVEIGGVRTLFRMPDLLSLGLGGGTRVSPAGTTLAIGPASVGYRLTEQALVFGGDVLTVTDVAVAAGLIDLGDRSRVSGLPTSLVEQALIRIRAMIEEGVDRMKTDAGDAPLIAVGGGSFLVPPRLAGVSEVLNVPHQAVANAVGAAIAQVSGEVDQIFQDLSRDEAIARARRAAEDKAVAAGADRATINVVEIEDLPLAYLPGNSLRTRVRVVGEIGQGGLARD
- a CDS encoding DUF917 domain-containing protein, with protein sequence MRPITADEIESLAIGAWILGTGGGGSPYLALLNMRQLYKRGVVCRLMDASELDDDDLVAVVSNMGAPLVGQERLTDPKTMALAVTMMEEYLGRKFRALMSLEIGGGNSIQPFMGAAMLDLPVIDGDCMGRAFPEAQMTSFAIHDLRMYPLTLADVRDNAVVVARAASWKWMERISRKACVEVGSIASTCKAPRTGKEIKECAILGSTTKAIGIGRAVQAARRAHRDPIDAVLEVAAGIKIFSGKIHDIARRTTEGFLRGTATIEGLDQFRGHRFRLAFQNEFAVGWLDDVPRVMTPDLICVLDTVSGDAIGTETLRYGQRVTVVALPAPPILLTPKGIEHVGPRAFGYDLDFRSVFA